A single Gopherus flavomarginatus isolate rGopFla2 chromosome 24, rGopFla2.mat.asm, whole genome shotgun sequence DNA region contains:
- the ARMC6 gene encoding armadillo repeat-containing protein 6 isoform X2: MASRQITQETFDDVVQENIMEFEMDPDEAVKEAIQQFESQGVDLSTIVKAARKPTSENGQEQKHDILQTLDSLRKSIADSALSEVGEQLVRFSEQCREQLAVRYLAGQKGACPVVLSACKLASGDRSAMLKALHALSALMDGQPDLLDSAGQELLLQTLKENADDAEMTLAGIRCIRHACLKHEQNRQELVKGGILPLLTGAIVRHGSCAGVVREASSALRVMTFDDDIRVPFGHAHDHAKMIVSENNGLKILIEAAKAFTDNSSVLRELCATLARLSVRNEFCQEIVDLGGLNFMVALLADCIDHQELVKQVLSAMWAISGNDDVKDAIVNTGGTDLIVLAMSHHLASPQICEQGCAALCMLALRKPENCKVIMEGGGALVALQAMKMHPREVAVQKQACMLIRNLVSRNRDFSQAILEMGAENLIVEARAVHQDCDDIAKAALRDLGCKVELRELWTGQKGSLAP; encoded by the exons ATGGCATCTAGACAGATCACACAGGAAACGTTTGATGATGTGGTGCAAGAAAACATCATGGAATTTGAAATGGATCCAGATGAGGCTGTGAAAGAAGCTATCCAGCAATTTGAATCTCAGG GTGTTGATCTGAGTACTATTGTGAAAGCTGCACGGAAACCCACCTCTGAAAATGGCCAAGAGCAAAAACACGACATTTTGCAG ACATTAGACTCGCTCAGGAAATCCATTGCTGACTCTGCACTCAGCGAGGTCGGTGAGCAGCTAGTGCGCTTCAGTGAGCAATGCAGAGAACAGCTGGCTGTCCGCTACTTGGCTGGGCAGAAAGGTGCCTGTCCTGTGGTGCTGTCTGCCTGCAAGCTGGCCTCAGGAGACAGAAGTGCCATGCTCAAGGCCCTGCATGCTTTGTCTGCCCTCATGGATGGGCAGCCAGACCTGCTCGACTCTGCAGGCCAAGAGCTGTTGCTGCAAACACTGAAGGAAAACGCAGATGATGCTGAAATGACTCTAGCTGGGATCCGGTGCATCCGACATGCCTGTCTGAAACATGAGCAGAACCGCCAGGAACTGGTGAAAGGTGGCATCCTGCCATTGCTGACGGGTGCCATTGTCCGGCATGGCAGCTGTGCTGGGGTGGTCCGGGAGGCCTCCTCAGCGCTCAGGGTCATGACATTTGATGATGACATCCGGGTGCCTTTCGGCCATGCCCATGATCATGCCAAGATGATTGTATCAGAAAACAACGGTTTAAAGATCCTCATAGAGGCTGCCAAAG CGTTCACAGACAACTCCAGCGTTCTCCGTGAGCTTTGTGCCACCTTGGCTCGCCTGTCCGTCCGGAACGAGTTCTGTCAAGAGATTGTGGACCTTGGAGGCTTGAATTTCATGGTGGCCCTTCTGGCTGACTGCATTGACCACCAG gagctggtgaaGCAGGTGCTGAGCGCCATGTGGGCCATCTCAGGGAACGATGATGTGAAAGACGCCATAGTCAACACTGGAGGAACAGACCTCATTGTGCTGGCTATGAGCCATCATCTTGCTAGCCCTCAG ATCTGTGAACAGGGCTGTGCAGCCTTGTGCATGCTGGCCTTGCGCAAGCCAGAGAACTGTAAAGTCATCATGGAAGGCGGAGGGGCCTTGGTAGCTCTTCAGGCCATGAAGATGCATCCAAGAGAAGTTGCTGTGCAG AAACAGGCCTGCATGCTGATCCGGAACCTGGTCTCCCGGAACCGGGACTTCTCTCAGGCTATCCTGGAGATGGGAGCTGAGAACTTGATTGTGGAGGCTCGTGCGGTGCACCAGGATTGTGACGACATAGCCAAAGCTGCCTTGAGAGACCTTGGCTGTAAAGTGGAGCTCCGAGAGCTGTGGACAGGCCAAAAGGGAAGCCTGGCTCCCTAA
- the ARMC6 gene encoding armadillo repeat-containing protein 6 isoform X1, which produces MASRQITQETFDDVVQENIMEFEMDPDEAVKEAIQQFESQGVDLSTIVKAARKPTSENGQEQKHDILQTLDSLRKSIADSALSEVGEQLVRFSEQCREQLAVRYLAGQKGACPVVLSACKLASGDRSAMLKALHALSALMDGQPDLLDSAGQELLLQTLKENADDAEMTLAGIRCIRHACLKHEQNRQELVKGGILPLLTGAIVRHGSCAGVVREASSALRVMTFDDDIRVPFGHAHDHAKMIVSENNGLKILIEAAKAFTDNSSVLRELCATLARLSVRNEFCQEIVDLGGLNFMVALLADCIDHQELVKQVLSAMWAISGNDDVKDAIVNTGGTDLIVLAMSHHLASPQLFQPMTPLFLLVLQICEQGCAALCMLALRKPENCKVIMEGGGALVALQAMKMHPREVAVQKQACMLIRNLVSRNRDFSQAILEMGAENLIVEARAVHQDCDDIAKAALRDLGCKVELRELWTGQKGSLAP; this is translated from the exons ATGGCATCTAGACAGATCACACAGGAAACGTTTGATGATGTGGTGCAAGAAAACATCATGGAATTTGAAATGGATCCAGATGAGGCTGTGAAAGAAGCTATCCAGCAATTTGAATCTCAGG GTGTTGATCTGAGTACTATTGTGAAAGCTGCACGGAAACCCACCTCTGAAAATGGCCAAGAGCAAAAACACGACATTTTGCAG ACATTAGACTCGCTCAGGAAATCCATTGCTGACTCTGCACTCAGCGAGGTCGGTGAGCAGCTAGTGCGCTTCAGTGAGCAATGCAGAGAACAGCTGGCTGTCCGCTACTTGGCTGGGCAGAAAGGTGCCTGTCCTGTGGTGCTGTCTGCCTGCAAGCTGGCCTCAGGAGACAGAAGTGCCATGCTCAAGGCCCTGCATGCTTTGTCTGCCCTCATGGATGGGCAGCCAGACCTGCTCGACTCTGCAGGCCAAGAGCTGTTGCTGCAAACACTGAAGGAAAACGCAGATGATGCTGAAATGACTCTAGCTGGGATCCGGTGCATCCGACATGCCTGTCTGAAACATGAGCAGAACCGCCAGGAACTGGTGAAAGGTGGCATCCTGCCATTGCTGACGGGTGCCATTGTCCGGCATGGCAGCTGTGCTGGGGTGGTCCGGGAGGCCTCCTCAGCGCTCAGGGTCATGACATTTGATGATGACATCCGGGTGCCTTTCGGCCATGCCCATGATCATGCCAAGATGATTGTATCAGAAAACAACGGTTTAAAGATCCTCATAGAGGCTGCCAAAG CGTTCACAGACAACTCCAGCGTTCTCCGTGAGCTTTGTGCCACCTTGGCTCGCCTGTCCGTCCGGAACGAGTTCTGTCAAGAGATTGTGGACCTTGGAGGCTTGAATTTCATGGTGGCCCTTCTGGCTGACTGCATTGACCACCAG gagctggtgaaGCAGGTGCTGAGCGCCATGTGGGCCATCTCAGGGAACGATGATGTGAAAGACGCCATAGTCAACACTGGAGGAACAGACCTCATTGTGCTGGCTATGAGCCATCATCTTGCTAGCCCTCAG TTGTTTCAGCCAATGACTCCCCTCTTCCTCTTGGTCCTGCAGATCTGTGAACAGGGCTGTGCAGCCTTGTGCATGCTGGCCTTGCGCAAGCCAGAGAACTGTAAAGTCATCATGGAAGGCGGAGGGGCCTTGGTAGCTCTTCAGGCCATGAAGATGCATCCAAGAGAAGTTGCTGTGCAG AAACAGGCCTGCATGCTGATCCGGAACCTGGTCTCCCGGAACCGGGACTTCTCTCAGGCTATCCTGGAGATGGGAGCTGAGAACTTGATTGTGGAGGCTCGTGCGGTGCACCAGGATTGTGACGACATAGCCAAAGCTGCCTTGAGAGACCTTGGCTGTAAAGTGGAGCTCCGAGAGCTGTGGACAGGCCAAAAGGGAAGCCTGGCTCCCTAA